TTCTAGGTTGCACCAACAAATCTTGATCAAGACTCAAACAATTACGATAATCTAGAACGTCTTTCTGTACAATCTTGTGAGTCATTGGAAGTTGTTTTCCAACTCAAGGGACCAAAGGCTGTGGAAAGCCACAATGTTAAAGCATTCAATAAGTTGTGTTACTTGCTATTAGACGAATTGCCAAGTTTAATGCACGTATGGGAAACGGGCGGTTCACCTCATATCACAGGCTTTGGAAACTTAACATTCTTAAGTGTATCCCACTGTGGCAGTTTGCGATATTTGTTCTTGTCAACTGTAGCCAAGCTCCTTATCAGTTTAAAGGACTTAAAAGTTGGGAATTGTGAGAAGATTGAACAAGTTATTGCAGAAGCAGATACTGAATGTGTTGACCAAGAAATTACATTTCGTCAACTGAATTCCATAACGCTTGAAGATCTACCAaacctcatttgtttctctatTGAAGCTTATACTTTGAAGTTTCCATGTTTGAGGGAATTGAAGGTTATAAGATGTCCAGATTTAAGGACATTTGCTTCTAAGGTTGTCAGCGCACATTCTGTAATCAAAGTACAGACAGAGTTCGGAAAGTCTGAGTGGATGGGGGACCTCAATAGCACTATAGGGAACATTCATGAAAAAAGGTATGCTCTTGAATGTTTACTGGTGTTTAATCAATAATATAACAATAAAAGTGTTCCTTTTTCAAACCTGATTGCATCTCAATAATAcacattcttttcttttgaatacAGGGAAACACAGAGAAGTGCAGAGGtgagtatatatatgtaaactTCTATATTAAGGGAACACTGAGGTTTGCATATcttactataaaaaaaatatgccaTATTAacgaaaaaattaaattgagttAGCAAGATCAAATTACAATTTTAAtgatataaacaaaaaaaaaaaaaaaaaattaagtgtGAGAATGTTTAAGCTTCGATTTGACAATAAATTACAATGTATTTCATGTTTGTttgaggtttttttaattcaagtgTTCTATCATTGCGATATAGTAGAcgtaaacaaaacaaacaacctAATTTTGGTTGGTATCTCATTAGAACATCTCCAATGGGCTCCTCCCTAGATGAGA
This sequence is a window from Prunus dulcis unplaced genomic scaffold, ALMONDv2, whole genome shotgun sequence. Protein-coding genes within it:
- the LOC117613452 gene encoding uncharacterized protein LOC117613452 gives rise to the protein MVRDGQAVPAFSHLQNLFIWGSRCQHLWKNIPRGFQGFQNLRYLKIEDGRDLQYVFPHSIARLLVNLEELNIAQCWEMETIVRSADENEKEDQTSVTLFPKLNSFDLDALPSLESLCPDASTSLCSTAKVMSVKSCDKLKTLASVIPQIKKLEKDSTAHHEDEDEGISSGSCGCTPYSCGPMTKPTSRRNIVQILPRPVNQEVAPTNLDQDSNNYDNLERLSVQSCESLEVVFQLKGPKAVESHNVKAFNKLCYLLLDELPSLMHVWETGGSPHITGFGNLTFLSVSHCGSLRYLFLSTVAKLLISLKDLKVGNCEKIEQVIAEADTECVDQEITFRQLNSITLEDLPNLICFSIEAYTLKFPCLRELKVIRCPDLRTFASKVVSAHSVIKVQTEFGKSEWMGDLNSTIGNIHEKRETQRSAEHIDEEV